A window of the Microbulbifer aggregans genome harbors these coding sequences:
- a CDS encoding DUF3667 domain-containing protein — MQGPFCYACGQSRDGMIRRFSNVLSDFLNTVFALDSRLLRSLVPLYFRPGFLTAEYVAGRRIRYVGPVQLFVFLCITAFFAVQVSSDWKSPFVLEKDGERIAAVDADYASAGSVEEVESIRRETLSDLEELDREGINLPSVRAALEPLKKEVNAAADRRIVELGGELDPDSAQRLETTLSPTDPKEKAAPESADADEPSINLIDVEGLPEPVSQWIERYEQKINENFKRVRADPNLFKDALLGALPSTLFVLLPIFALILKPLYLFSKRLYMEHLIVALHSHAFLSLSLLLLALVSVAEALAKAGPPWLQSLLDYTWLAVFWWMPIYLLLMQKRVYGQGWALTLGKFSLLGWIYFILLVLATTFTAIRSMANL; from the coding sequence ATGCAGGGTCCCTTCTGTTATGCCTGCGGTCAGTCACGCGACGGCATGATCCGGCGTTTCTCCAATGTGCTGAGCGATTTCCTCAACACTGTATTTGCGCTGGATTCACGCCTGCTGCGCAGCCTGGTACCGCTGTACTTCCGCCCCGGTTTTCTCACAGCCGAATACGTCGCTGGCCGGCGCATTCGCTATGTGGGCCCGGTACAGCTATTCGTGTTTCTCTGTATTACCGCTTTTTTTGCCGTGCAGGTAAGCAGTGATTGGAAAAGTCCCTTTGTTCTTGAAAAGGACGGGGAACGTATTGCGGCAGTCGATGCAGACTATGCAAGCGCAGGCTCCGTCGAGGAAGTGGAGAGTATCCGTCGTGAAACCCTGAGCGACCTGGAGGAACTGGATCGAGAGGGTATCAACTTGCCCAGCGTGCGTGCTGCGCTTGAGCCGCTAAAAAAAGAAGTCAATGCGGCCGCTGACAGGCGTATCGTGGAATTGGGCGGTGAACTGGATCCTGACTCAGCACAAAGGCTGGAAACCACGCTGTCACCAACTGACCCAAAAGAGAAAGCTGCTCCCGAATCAGCGGATGCGGATGAACCGAGCATTAACCTGATTGATGTGGAAGGTCTGCCCGAACCGGTGAGTCAATGGATTGAGCGCTATGAACAAAAGATCAATGAAAACTTCAAGCGGGTGCGTGCAGATCCAAACCTGTTCAAGGATGCCCTGTTAGGCGCGCTGCCGAGTACCCTGTTCGTATTGCTGCCGATCTTTGCGTTGATCCTGAAGCCGCTCTATCTGTTCAGCAAGCGATTGTATATGGAACACCTGATTGTGGCCCTGCACAGTCATGCCTTCCTCAGCCTCTCGCTATTACTGCTGGCGCTGGTTTCTGTTGCGGAGGCGTTGGCGAAAGCAGGGCCTCCCTGGTTGCAGAGCCTGCTCGATTACACCTGGCTGGCTGTCTTCTGGTGGATGCCAATCTACCTGTTGCTGATGCAGAAGCGGGTCTACGGGCAGGGCTGGGCCCTGACCCTGGGCAAGTTTTCGTTGCTAGGGTGGATCTATTTCATTCTGCTGGTGCTCGCCACCACTTTCACCGCTATTCGCAGCATGGCCAATCTGTAG
- a CDS encoding DUF805 domain-containing protein, whose product MHWYLKVLKNYINFHGRAQRREYWFFVLFNLLIALVLSTIDSVTGLYSEEYGIGFLSGAYALFVLLPSLAVTIRRLHDTGRTGWWVLVSLIPVIGYLVLIAFMVFDSEPGTNRFGPNPKGISASP is encoded by the coding sequence ATGCACTGGTATCTCAAAGTTCTGAAAAACTACATCAACTTTCACGGTCGCGCACAGCGGCGGGAATACTGGTTTTTCGTGCTGTTCAACCTGCTGATCGCCCTGGTGCTCAGCACCATCGACAGCGTGACGGGGTTATACAGTGAGGAATACGGGATTGGGTTCCTGAGTGGGGCCTACGCGCTGTTCGTTTTGCTGCCCTCCCTGGCCGTTACCATTCGGCGATTACACGACACCGGGCGCACCGGCTGGTGGGTATTGGTGAGCCTGATTCCTGTTATCGGCTACCTGGTGCTGATCGCATTTATGGTGTTCGACAGCGAGCCTGGGACCAACCGCTTTGGTCCCAACCCCAAGGGAATCTCTGCTAGCCCCTAG
- a CDS encoding Fe2+-dependent dioxygenase, with protein sequence MVVIEQILTSSEVKTFHEVLDSASWLDGKETAMGMAATVKNNHQADPADAHIRQLANHLLARIGETPKLISAALPQRIFPPCFNRYGISEEYGYHVDAAIMRLPDSQDVLRSDVSMTVFLNEPDEYEGGELVIATEFGEQKVKLAAGHAVVYPSSSLHKVTTVTAGQRIAAITWMQSMVPDVSLRQTLFQLDTAIQNLINSKQADRTELDRLHHVYHNLVRQFSQV encoded by the coding sequence ATGGTGGTTATTGAACAGATCCTGACGTCTTCCGAAGTGAAGACATTCCATGAAGTCCTCGACAGCGCCTCCTGGCTGGATGGCAAGGAGACCGCAATGGGGATGGCGGCCACGGTCAAAAATAACCACCAGGCCGACCCTGCCGATGCCCATATTCGCCAACTGGCCAACCACCTGTTGGCGCGTATTGGGGAAACACCGAAGTTGATTTCCGCTGCCCTGCCGCAGCGGATTTTCCCACCCTGCTTCAACCGTTATGGCATCTCGGAAGAGTACGGTTACCACGTGGATGCTGCCATCATGCGCCTCCCGGACAGCCAGGACGTACTGCGCAGCGATGTGTCCATGACCGTTTTCCTGAACGAACCGGATGAATACGAAGGCGGGGAGCTGGTGATTGCCACGGAATTTGGTGAGCAAAAGGTGAAACTTGCCGCCGGGCATGCGGTGGTTTATCCATCCAGCAGTCTGCACAAAGTAACGACCGTGACGGCAGGACAGCGGATCGCAGCCATTACCTGGATGCAGAGCATGGTCCCGGACGTAAGCCTGCGGCAGACCCTGTTCCAACTGGATACCGCCATTCAAAATCTGATTAATAGTAAGCAGGCGGATCGCACCGAGCTGGACCGCCTGCACCATGTTTACCACAACCTGGTTCGGCAATTCTCCCAGGTGTAA
- a CDS encoding TonB-dependent receptor yields the protein MGKKNQDKDTIVIGARALTAALVFGSTCLQAEQASDQCEGSKDGCETAQSDEAMELIQVHGIRNSIYRFDKSGDPRRVAELVDTPQTITVLTQDQIQESGSSDLKEILSSQAGVTLGTGENGNAFGDRYIIRGHEARSDVFVDGLRDPGMTTRESFATERVEITKGPSSTFAGRGSSGGAVNSITKQASTAYNFSRIDLGLGTDDYTRLTVDNNLSINDQTAIRLNLLTADEIKPGREGITRERNGAQLSGKFEASEKLSFVADGYYLKASDVPDLGSYFDREAREPIEDIPVYAQDSDFLDSEVSTFTLRTQYELNDEMRFYNAIRYGQTENGYITTGVRGTNRDQTDPIAPGAYTLSLSTHQGWQEVEYLSSQFNFFWDVETAGLPHQLVMGLEYSDESVDNGVYDITNNNPANCLVSGWRGVSEGYCILGANGNTQQNVSGIMGRSYSRGNADALYDIETLSLYVMDTVQLGERNSVFFGLRQDSFDYSNDTVGRSGEFLYGFSDDMYNGHLGFVHDLNADSNIYLTYSTATNINGGESDLGANCGYGGLCGDPDQASAADPETVENIELGTKMLMLDDRLMLTAAVFQMTKGDVMESVGDSYSTLGTLNTGKNRIQGIEVGVIGELTEKLSVQLSAASMESEVLDSFNENSIGLALSNFAENSAFLQLRYQLNDKLSFGGNYTYQSEMYGGQPDTAAGYDDENNRYSIVVPSYQVFNLFANYNAGEQLTFRLNVGNILDEEYWTAAYRSGSFMYLGDARNVRLTANYEF from the coding sequence ATGGGCAAAAAGAACCAGGACAAGGACACCATCGTCATCGGCGCTCGTGCGCTGACCGCGGCTCTGGTATTCGGCAGCACCTGCCTGCAGGCGGAACAGGCCAGCGATCAGTGCGAGGGAAGCAAGGATGGCTGTGAGACCGCGCAATCCGATGAGGCAATGGAGCTGATCCAGGTACACGGCATCCGGAATTCCATTTACCGGTTCGACAAATCGGGCGACCCCCGCCGTGTGGCTGAACTGGTGGATACCCCCCAGACCATCACGGTGCTCACCCAGGACCAGATCCAGGAGTCCGGCAGCAGCGACCTGAAAGAAATTCTCTCATCCCAGGCGGGTGTCACACTTGGCACGGGCGAAAACGGCAACGCTTTTGGCGACCGCTATATTATTCGCGGCCACGAGGCACGCAGTGATGTTTTTGTCGATGGCCTGCGCGACCCGGGCATGACCACCCGTGAGAGCTTTGCCACCGAGCGCGTTGAAATCACCAAGGGGCCCAGCTCCACCTTTGCCGGGCGCGGCTCCTCCGGTGGTGCGGTCAACAGCATCACCAAGCAGGCTTCCACTGCTTACAATTTCAGCCGTATCGACCTCGGGCTGGGCACCGACGACTACACACGCCTGACCGTCGACAATAACCTGTCTATCAACGACCAGACTGCCATCCGGCTGAATCTCCTCACAGCGGACGAGATCAAACCCGGCCGAGAGGGGATCACCCGCGAGCGCAATGGCGCGCAGCTGTCGGGCAAGTTCGAGGCGAGCGAAAAGCTCTCCTTTGTTGCCGATGGCTATTACCTCAAGGCCAGCGATGTACCGGACCTGGGCAGCTACTTTGACCGCGAAGCCCGCGAGCCGATCGAGGACATCCCGGTATACGCACAGGATTCCGATTTCCTGGATTCTGAGGTGAGCACTTTTACCCTGCGCACGCAGTACGAACTCAACGACGAGATGCGTTTTTATAACGCGATCCGCTATGGCCAAACCGAAAACGGTTACATCACGACCGGTGTGCGGGGCACCAATCGGGACCAGACCGACCCGATTGCGCCAGGCGCCTATACGCTGTCGTTGAGTACTCACCAGGGCTGGCAAGAAGTGGAATACCTGTCGAGCCAGTTCAACTTCTTCTGGGATGTGGAAACTGCCGGCTTACCACACCAGCTGGTAATGGGGTTGGAGTACAGTGACGAATCTGTCGATAACGGGGTTTACGACATCACCAACAACAACCCGGCTAACTGTCTCGTTTCCGGCTGGCGAGGCGTGTCCGAGGGCTACTGCATCCTGGGGGCAAACGGCAACACACAGCAGAACGTTTCAGGAATCATGGGGCGTTCCTACTCCCGGGGAAATGCTGATGCCCTTTACGATATCGAGACCCTTTCCCTCTACGTGATGGACACGGTCCAGCTGGGTGAACGCAACAGCGTCTTCTTCGGGCTGCGCCAGGACAGCTTTGACTACAGCAATGACACCGTCGGTCGCTCGGGTGAATTCCTCTACGGTTTCTCCGACGATATGTACAACGGGCACCTTGGCTTTGTCCACGATCTCAATGCGGACAGTAATATCTACCTGACCTACAGCACCGCAACCAACATCAACGGTGGCGAATCTGACCTGGGCGCCAACTGTGGCTATGGTGGCCTCTGTGGCGACCCGGACCAGGCCTCCGCCGCAGATCCGGAAACTGTCGAGAATATTGAGCTGGGCACCAAAATGCTGATGCTGGATGATCGACTGATGTTGACTGCTGCGGTTTTCCAGATGACAAAAGGTGACGTCATGGAGAGCGTGGGTGACAGCTATTCGACCCTGGGTACCCTCAACACCGGTAAGAACCGCATCCAGGGGATCGAGGTCGGTGTGATAGGTGAACTCACGGAGAAGCTGAGCGTACAGCTGTCAGCGGCCTCCATGGAGTCTGAAGTGCTGGACTCATTCAATGAGAACAGCATTGGCCTGGCACTGAGTAACTTTGCAGAAAACAGTGCCTTCCTGCAGCTGCGCTACCAGCTCAACGACAAACTGTCCTTTGGCGGTAACTACACCTACCAGAGCGAAATGTATGGCGGCCAGCCGGACACTGCTGCAGGCTATGATGATGAAAACAATCGTTACAGTATCGTGGTGCCCAGCTACCAGGTGTTCAACCTGTTTGCCAACTACAACGCCGGCGAACAGCTCACATTCCGCTTGAATGTCGGCAACATCCTGGATGAGGAATACTGGACGGCGGCTTACCGCTCTGGTTCATTCATGTACCTGGGTGATGCCAGGAACGTCCGTCTCACTGCCAACTACGAGTTCTAA
- a CDS encoding DUF6941 family protein — protein sequence MLSPQFWGIFCDDVRHEIGGKYTLVGCYGTHMGVPHFPFTMSKLCFSFTYTSNIDSIPENIKVSIHRDDKSLFNVNLSIDAEAEADSREETFTATGGFEVPNLTFDGPCLIATEAMVDGEKFKGPTLRVEEMRFPPQH from the coding sequence ATGCTTTCGCCACAATTTTGGGGCATCTTTTGTGACGATGTACGTCATGAAATTGGCGGGAAATATACTCTTGTCGGCTGCTATGGCACTCATATGGGAGTCCCTCACTTCCCATTTACCATGAGTAAACTTTGCTTTAGCTTTACTTACACGAGCAATATTGATTCGATTCCTGAGAACATAAAGGTTTCTATCCACCGCGACGACAAGAGCTTATTTAACGTCAACCTTTCGATTGATGCCGAGGCCGAGGCTGATAGTCGAGAGGAAACATTCACAGCTACCGGGGGCTTTGAGGTACCAAATCTTACCTTTGATGGACCGTGCCTGATTGCAACTGAAGCCATGGTAGATGGTGAGAAATTTAAAGGGCCCACCTTGAGGGTAGAAGAAATGAGATTTCCTCCTCAGCACTAA
- a CDS encoding helix-turn-helix domain-containing protein codes for MSQVAKLANESTVTTRSLYKAQPQQAEPAGELVETNPYLWGGKAIKSVPDAISVDDLIDELSRGDSQFVEALRRGRENIAQRYYAEEESLRTLRLSKGLSQKELAEMVGTKQPHIARIEAGTSSPQLNTVKRLARALQVPFPYLCDLLDDGE; via the coding sequence ATGAGCCAAGTAGCGAAATTGGCCAACGAATCTACAGTGACTACCAGGAGCTTATATAAAGCTCAGCCACAGCAGGCAGAACCTGCCGGGGAGCTGGTGGAGACCAACCCCTACCTTTGGGGCGGAAAGGCTATTAAATCTGTTCCAGATGCAATCTCTGTTGACGATCTTATCGACGAGCTGTCCCGAGGAGACTCCCAGTTTGTCGAAGCTCTCCGGCGCGGAAGAGAAAATATTGCCCAGCGTTACTACGCGGAAGAGGAAAGCCTCAGAACTTTGCGTTTGAGCAAGGGCTTATCTCAAAAAGAGCTGGCAGAGATGGTTGGAACTAAGCAGCCTCACATAGCTCGCATTGAGGCCGGCACATCTTCACCCCAACTAAATACTGTTAAGCGATTGGCCAGAGCACTTCAAGTGCCGTTCCCTTATCTCTGCGACTTACTGGACGACGGAGAATAG
- a CDS encoding helix-turn-helix transcriptional regulator produces the protein MHTDSTPSRAIEPEALYRASECARFFSIGLSTWWHWTKSAKAPKGIKLSPKVTVWEGSKLLELKQELIAEAMNGEA, from the coding sequence ATGCATACAGACTCAACCCCCTCCCGCGCCATCGAGCCCGAAGCCCTATACCGCGCATCAGAATGCGCCCGCTTTTTCTCCATTGGTTTATCAACGTGGTGGCACTGGACCAAATCAGCAAAAGCCCCCAAGGGCATAAAATTGAGCCCAAAAGTAACAGTTTGGGAGGGCTCAAAGTTGCTGGAGCTGAAGCAAGAGCTGATTGCTGAAGCAATGAATGGGGAAGCCTAA
- a CDS encoding tyrosine-type recombinase/integrase, with the protein MPLTELQVKQAKPKDKDYKLSDERGMHLLVKKTGAKYWRLKYRHPHTRKERQLALGVYPETSLKRARKLRDDARQLLLDGVDPCDHRKARQVENLDAATNTFEALAREWFATRMGDKSESHRKRTLRLLERDLFPYLGRRAIADITPPELLTTLKRIEDRGAVETAKRAKQVASMVFRFAIAGGRANNDPAAVVGGQLLPSRPQHFPTITTPSEVGKLLTAIDNYQGTPTVRAALKLSPLLFCRPGELRALEWREINWEEQRIELPAAKMKMRHPHIIPLANQAIEILRDLEPLTGRFRYVFPSPKGASRCMSENAVRTALRNLGYTNEQITPHGFRAMARTLLDEVLNQRVEWIEHQLAHSVKDANGTAYNRTKHLPQRQEMMQRWANYLDDLRVQASATNVIMATFRRPQPEKT; encoded by the coding sequence ATGCCATTGACGGAGCTTCAGGTAAAGCAAGCCAAACCTAAGGACAAGGATTACAAGCTGTCTGATGAGCGAGGCATGCACCTCTTGGTGAAAAAGACCGGTGCAAAGTATTGGCGCCTAAAGTATCGCCACCCCCACACGAGGAAAGAGCGCCAACTTGCCCTTGGCGTCTACCCGGAGACATCTCTCAAACGCGCCCGCAAGCTACGTGACGATGCACGCCAACTGTTGCTGGATGGTGTCGATCCCTGCGACCATCGAAAGGCGCGCCAAGTGGAAAACCTTGACGCGGCCACCAACACCTTCGAAGCCCTAGCCCGCGAGTGGTTTGCGACTCGCATGGGGGACAAGTCGGAGAGCCACCGAAAGCGAACCCTGCGCCTATTGGAGCGCGACTTGTTCCCTTACCTGGGCCGCCGCGCCATTGCCGACATCACCCCACCAGAACTGCTGACCACCCTGAAGCGAATAGAAGACCGAGGCGCCGTAGAAACTGCCAAGCGGGCCAAGCAGGTCGCGAGCATGGTATTCCGCTTTGCCATTGCGGGAGGCCGGGCCAACAATGACCCCGCGGCGGTGGTGGGCGGCCAGCTACTACCCAGCCGGCCACAACACTTCCCTACCATTACCACTCCTAGTGAAGTCGGGAAACTTCTGACAGCCATCGACAACTATCAGGGCACTCCCACCGTCCGCGCGGCGCTCAAGCTATCCCCCCTACTGTTCTGTCGCCCTGGCGAGCTAAGAGCGCTCGAATGGAGGGAGATTAATTGGGAGGAACAGCGCATCGAGCTTCCCGCCGCGAAAATGAAAATGCGGCACCCTCACATTATCCCACTGGCAAACCAAGCGATTGAGATACTCCGGGACTTGGAGCCCCTGACAGGCCGGTTCCGGTACGTCTTTCCCTCTCCCAAGGGCGCAAGTCGCTGCATGTCAGAAAACGCTGTACGGACCGCCCTACGCAACCTGGGATATACCAACGAGCAGATCACCCCGCATGGCTTCCGTGCTATGGCGCGCACACTGCTGGACGAGGTGCTGAACCAGAGAGTCGAGTGGATTGAGCATCAGTTGGCTCACTCAGTGAAAGATGCCAACGGGACCGCATACAACCGCACTAAACACCTCCCGCAACGGCAAGAGATGATGCAGCGCTGGGCTAACTACCTTGACGACTTGAGGGTTCAAGCTAGTGCCACCAATGTAATCATGGCTACTTTCCGTCGCCCCCAGCCTGAGAAAACCTGA
- a CDS encoding autotransporter outer membrane beta-barrel domain-containing protein, whose translation MSFGCPRLLPLLFAVMLFMPFQGALAQIPNGPISTREEIALYAQMKALAQQLSVQEVTGYQQRRGEQRSGNGSTSTGGLRLFHSNQQLQWSGDLTSRFEGEISGLQLNRHVYSGPSCRGSQELGFFGGSSVARGDVLGAFPESGAFHAGRNTITSFYGGLYFSDYRHDLSYIDAMAKVSYVAADADSARGLGTRVTGPQLTLSAERGIALPLTEQINLEPQLQIIANYTNFAALQTDDDFLNTDPTPEVAFRTGLRAYPVDSRQEIYAFANYWYNLAGEDDLILRNGSRLKLERGARWGEIGGGMTLLNSSIASVFLNLSYRQSLDDQDWSGGGANLGFRWYW comes from the coding sequence ATGTCCTTCGGGTGTCCCCGGCTGCTGCCGCTGTTATTTGCCGTCATGTTGTTTATGCCTTTTCAGGGTGCACTGGCCCAGATACCCAACGGCCCGATATCAACCCGGGAAGAGATCGCTCTATATGCGCAGATGAAAGCGCTGGCCCAACAGCTGTCAGTGCAGGAAGTGACCGGTTACCAGCAGCGCCGCGGCGAGCAACGTTCGGGAAACGGCAGCACCAGCACCGGCGGTTTACGACTGTTTCACAGCAATCAGCAGCTGCAATGGAGTGGCGACCTGACAAGTCGCTTTGAGGGGGAAATCAGCGGCCTCCAGCTCAATCGCCATGTTTACAGCGGCCCCTCCTGTCGAGGCTCCCAGGAGCTGGGCTTTTTCGGCGGCAGCAGCGTTGCACGCGGTGATGTGCTTGGAGCCTTTCCGGAAAGCGGAGCTTTTCATGCCGGGCGCAACACCATTACCAGTTTCTATGGCGGGCTCTACTTCAGCGATTATCGACACGACCTCAGCTACATCGACGCCATGGCCAAGGTCTCCTACGTCGCCGCCGACGCCGATTCTGCCCGCGGCCTCGGTACCCGTGTTACCGGCCCGCAACTGACACTCTCAGCCGAGCGCGGCATCGCCCTCCCTCTCACCGAGCAGATCAACCTGGAACCGCAGCTGCAGATCATCGCCAATTACACCAACTTTGCCGCACTGCAAACCGATGATGACTTCCTCAATACGGATCCAACCCCCGAAGTAGCCTTCAGGACCGGACTACGTGCTTATCCGGTGGATAGCCGCCAGGAGATCTATGCCTTTGCCAACTACTGGTACAACCTCGCGGGGGAAGATGACCTGATCCTGCGGAATGGATCCCGCCTCAAGCTGGAGCGTGGAGCGCGCTGGGGCGAGATCGGCGGGGGCATGACGCTGCTCAACTCCAGTATCGCCAGTGTCTTTCTGAACCTGAGCTACCGCCAGTCCCTCGATGATCAGGACTGGAGTGGCGGTGGCGCCAATCTGGGCTTCCGCTGGTACTGGTAG
- a CDS encoding diacylglycerol kinase yields the protein MQEEFVNKPGKTGIPRLIDATNYSWQGLLATWRNEAAFRQEVSLAIFLIPMALWLGETGVERALLIGVTLLVMIVELLNSAVEATIDRISSERHPLSKVAKDTASAAVSLSLLLWLFTWGCILLPRWLG from the coding sequence ATGCAAGAAGAATTCGTCAACAAGCCTGGCAAGACCGGCATTCCCCGCCTGATCGATGCCACCAACTATTCCTGGCAGGGCCTTCTAGCCACCTGGCGCAATGAGGCCGCCTTCCGCCAGGAGGTGAGCCTGGCCATCTTCCTGATTCCAATGGCTCTCTGGCTTGGCGAGACCGGCGTCGAACGCGCACTGCTGATTGGCGTCACCCTGCTGGTGATGATCGTCGAGCTTCTGAACAGCGCCGTGGAAGCCACGATCGACCGCATCAGCTCCGAACGCCACCCGTTGTCCAAAGTCGCCAAGGACACAGCCTCCGCCGCCGTCTCCCTGTCGCTGCTGCTGTGGCTGTTCACCTGGGGCTGCATCCTGCTGCCACGCTGGCTCGGCTGA
- the rpoD gene encoding RNA polymerase sigma factor RpoD, with amino-acid sequence MTDNTQQQTSRIKELIARGKEQGYLTYAEVNDHLPEDISDPDQVEDIIGMINDMGIKVYETAPDAEELLMAEGDSSADEIAAAEAAAALAAVESDVGRTTDPVRMYMREMGTVELLTREGEIAIAKRIEEGLRELMAALAYWPGAVQQIIDEYQLIEKEERRIPDVIAGWLDPAEDVPPGAQAGQAAQQNKSDSSDDDSESDSDDDDDDSSEEEEETVGGIDPEELAERMNKLIAAQKKADAAIKKHGRDSKQAGEAMEAVGDIFRFFKLAPRQFDPLYNEVRSILDEVRLQERTTMALCIKKAKMPRKTFIKEFPGNETNEDWIPGIIKKKRDYSDNLRQVAEDIIRCQRKLAQCQERAGLEIGQIKEINRRMSIGEARSRRAKKEMVEANLRLVISIAKKYTNRGLQFLDLIQEGNIGLMKAVDKFEYRRGYKFSTYATWWIRQAITRSIADQARTIRIPVHMIETINKLNRISRQMLQEMGREPTPEELGERMEMPEDKVRKVLKIAKEPISMETPIGDDEDSHLGDFIEDQNQSSPVDTATQTGLHDATRSVLSGLTAREAKVLRMRFGIDMNTDHTLEEVGKQFDVTRERIRQIEAKALRKLRHPSRSEHLRSFLDE; translated from the coding sequence ATGACCGACAACACCCAGCAACAGACTTCACGCATCAAGGAACTGATCGCCCGCGGTAAAGAGCAGGGCTATCTGACCTACGCCGAAGTTAACGACCACCTGCCGGAGGACATCTCCGATCCGGATCAGGTCGAAGACATCATCGGTATGATCAATGACATGGGCATCAAGGTGTACGAAACCGCACCGGATGCCGAAGAGTTGTTGATGGCCGAGGGCGATAGCTCCGCAGATGAAATTGCCGCCGCCGAAGCCGCCGCCGCACTGGCCGCGGTCGAGTCCGATGTGGGCCGCACCACCGATCCCGTGCGCATGTACATGCGCGAGATGGGCACCGTTGAGCTGCTCACTCGCGAAGGCGAAATCGCCATTGCCAAGCGCATCGAAGAGGGCCTGCGGGAACTGATGGCAGCGCTGGCATACTGGCCGGGCGCGGTACAGCAGATCATCGACGAGTACCAGCTCATCGAGAAGGAAGAGCGCCGCATCCCCGACGTCATTGCCGGCTGGCTCGACCCGGCCGAGGATGTGCCCCCGGGTGCACAGGCCGGCCAGGCTGCGCAGCAGAACAAGTCCGATAGCAGCGACGACGATTCAGAATCTGACAGCGACGATGACGACGATGACTCATCCGAGGAGGAAGAGGAAACCGTCGGCGGTATCGATCCGGAAGAACTCGCCGAGCGCATGAACAAGCTGATCGCCGCGCAGAAGAAGGCGGATGCCGCCATCAAGAAGCACGGCCGTGACTCCAAACAGGCCGGCGAGGCCATGGAAGCTGTCGGCGACATCTTCCGCTTCTTCAAGCTGGCGCCGCGTCAGTTCGATCCGCTGTACAACGAAGTCCGCAGCATCCTCGACGAAGTTCGCCTGCAGGAGCGCACCACCATGGCGCTCTGCATCAAGAAGGCCAAGATGCCGCGGAAGACCTTCATCAAGGAGTTCCCGGGCAACGAGACCAACGAGGACTGGATCCCCGGCATCATCAAGAAGAAGCGGGACTACTCCGACAACCTGCGCCAGGTAGCCGAAGACATCATCCGCTGCCAGCGCAAGCTGGCCCAGTGCCAGGAGCGCGCCGGACTGGAGATCGGCCAGATCAAAGAGATCAATCGCCGGATGTCCATCGGTGAGGCCCGCTCCCGCCGCGCCAAGAAGGAGATGGTCGAGGCCAACCTGCGTCTGGTTATTTCCATCGCCAAGAAGTACACCAATCGCGGGCTGCAGTTCCTGGACCTGATTCAGGAGGGCAATATCGGCCTGATGAAGGCGGTGGACAAGTTCGAATACCGTCGCGGCTACAAGTTCTCGACCTATGCCACCTGGTGGATCCGTCAGGCCATCACCCGCTCCATCGCGGACCAGGCCCGCACCATCCGTATCCCGGTGCACATGATCGAGACCATCAACAAGCTGAACCGCATCAGCCGCCAGATGCTGCAGGAGATGGGACGCGAGCCGACTCCTGAAGAACTGGGCGAGCGCATGGAAATGCCGGAAGACAAGGTGCGCAAGGTCCTGAAGATCGCCAAGGAACCGATCTCCATGGAGACCCCCATCGGCGACGACGAAGATTCCCATCTGGGAGACTTCATCGAGGACCAGAACCAGTCTTCCCCGGTGGACACCGCCACCCAGACCGGCCTGCACGACGCCACACGCTCCGTGCTCTCTGGCCTGACGGCACGGGAAGCCAAGGTTCTGCGCATGCGGTTCGGTATCGACATGAACACCGACCACACTCTGGAAGAGGTGGGCAAACAGTTCGATGTGACCCGCGAGCGAATTCGTCAGATCGAAGCCAAGGCGCTGCGCAAGTTGCGACACCCGTCGCGCTCTGAGCACCTGCGAAGCTTCCTCGACGAGTAA